In Anabas testudineus chromosome 12, fAnaTes1.2, whole genome shotgun sequence, one genomic interval encodes:
- the LOC113158260 gene encoding uncharacterized protein LOC113158260, which produces MRERDFMPNMERGKPATYTGDKKAKMAAKTNKKWVRLATVFAYVLSVSLAAIILAIYYSLIWKPTSASSSTEKPREVTPTANISTNFSTSSNVSEWNSTQTRLLSFSQTRQDTTPHSAAFQSDDRVESAAVSPRGAGADIAHSQQEGGLYASSHGRTSAERSVTLGREAYASQSQVSHYIPSSTRGSDAALVEDDEETEAHRLGEGATGKSDPEQVSADAATVPPTSAMRGN; this is translated from the coding sequence ATGAGAGAGCGGGACTTCATGCCCAATATGGAGAGGGGCAAACCTGCTACTTACACGGGGGACAAAAAGGCAAAGATGGCTGCTAAGACTAACAAGAAGTGGGTGAGACTAGCCACTGTTTTCGCTTACGTATTGTCCGTGTCCTTAGCAGCCATTATCCTGGCAATTTACTACAGCTTGATCTGGAAACCGACCAGTGCATCCTCGTCTACGGAGAAGCCGAGGGAGGTCACCCCTACCGCAAACATCTCCACTAATTTCTCCACAAGCAGCAACGTCTCAGAGTGGAACTCTACACAAACGAGACTTCTGTCCTTCAGCCAGACCAGGCAGGACACGACCCCTCACAGTGCAGCGTTTCAGTCGGACGACAGAGTCGAGAGCGCGGCCGTGTCCCCGCGCGGTGCCGGAGCAGACATTGCGCACTCGCAGCAGGAGGGAGGACTCTACGCATCTTCCCACGGTCGCACAAGCGCGGAGAGATCGGTCACTCTGGGCAGAGAGGCATACGCGTCTCAGTCACAGGTGAGCCACTACATCCCGTCGAGCACCAGGGGATCAGACGCTGCGCTTGTGGAGGACGATGAGGAGACGGAGGCGCACAGACTTGGAGAAGGGGCGACAGGCAAAAGCGACCCCGAGCAGGTGTCTGCAGATGCTGCCACTGTTCCTCCGACCTCCGCAATGAGAGGAAACTGA